A single region of the Gracilibacillus caseinilyticus genome encodes:
- the rfbA gene encoding glucose-1-phosphate thymidylyltransferase RfbA: MKGIILAGGSGTRLSPSTDSMNKHLLPVFDKPMIYYPLSVLMLAGLKEIMIISTPEDTPRFQKLLGDGKELGITLVYREQVVPKGIPEALTIAEDFIEDDHVTLMLGDNIFYGQGFTTTLRNAIKNHRHATIFGYRVKDPNRFGVVEFDHHKKVLSLEEKPDDPKSDFAVTGLYIYDRRAVQIAKKLKPSARGELEITDLNKEYLKWNHLDVELLGRGFAWMDAGTQQSLFDASEFVKTTQQRQGFKIACLEEIAFYMSYISKEALYEKGKSMEKNDYGQYLIEIAERKHSEQYWDSIDHHPMLGVVEND; encoded by the coding sequence ATGAAAGGAATTATCCTTGCAGGAGGGAGCGGCACACGCCTTTCTCCTAGTACTGACAGTATGAATAAGCATTTACTACCTGTTTTTGATAAGCCAATGATCTATTATCCCTTATCTGTACTTATGCTAGCTGGTCTGAAGGAAATCATGATCATCAGTACTCCAGAAGATACACCACGATTCCAAAAGCTGCTAGGTGACGGAAAAGAACTGGGTATTACGTTAGTATACCGCGAGCAAGTGGTACCAAAAGGAATACCGGAAGCGTTGACGATTGCAGAAGATTTTATCGAGGATGATCACGTAACACTTATGCTTGGAGACAATATTTTTTACGGGCAAGGGTTTACCACAACACTTCGAAATGCGATAAAAAATCACCGTCATGCTACTATATTTGGTTATCGAGTGAAAGATCCAAACCGTTTCGGTGTGGTGGAATTTGATCATCACAAGAAAGTATTATCATTAGAAGAAAAACCTGACGATCCTAAATCCGATTTTGCAGTGACGGGCTTGTACATTTATGATCGTCGCGCTGTCCAAATCGCCAAAAAACTCAAACCGTCTGCACGGGGAGAGCTCGAGATTACGGATTTAAATAAAGAATATTTGAAATGGAACCACCTTGATGTCGAATTGCTCGGAAGAGGTTTCGCATGGATGGACGCTGGGACACAACAATCTTTATTTGACGCTTCAGAATTTGTGAAAACGACACAACAGCGACAGGGCTTCAAAATTGCTTGTCTCGAAGAAATCGCCTTTTACATGAGCTATATCTCGAAAGAAGCACTGTATGAGAAAGGAAAATCAATGGAAAAGAATGATTATGGTCAGTACCTGATTGAAATTGCTGAGCGAAAGCATTCCGAACAATACTGGGATTCCATTGATCATCATCCAATGTTAGGGGTAGTGGAAAATGACTAG
- a CDS encoding flavodoxin: MPKVILLFCSMSGNTEEMAEIIESNITNHGLDVHKFQIDMDDMMATDLLDYDAILFGTYTWGDGDIPYEVEDFYDDMEEIDLTGKVVALFGSCDSMYPNYGGAIETFSERFKERGASNVLYHLKVDLTPDQDDVKRCRKFAEEFVEQLHTYA, from the coding sequence ATGCCAAAAGTGATCTTATTGTTCTGCAGTATGTCAGGTAATACGGAGGAAATGGCTGAGATCATCGAATCAAACATTACTAATCACGGATTAGATGTACATAAATTTCAAATAGATATGGATGATATGATGGCGACTGACTTACTTGACTACGATGCGATACTGTTCGGTACGTACACATGGGGAGATGGTGATATTCCTTATGAAGTCGAGGATTTTTATGATGACATGGAAGAAATTGATTTAACCGGAAAAGTGGTAGCATTATTTGGTTCCTGTGATTCCATGTATCCAAATTACGGCGGCGCTATCGAAACATTCTCTGAGCGATTTAAAGAACGCGGTGCGTCCAATGTTCTCTATCACTTAAAAGTAGATCTGACGCCCGACCAGGATGATGTGAAACGTTGCCGCAAATTTGCTGAAGAGTTTGTGGAGCAGCTTCATACGTATGCGTAA
- a CDS encoding tetratricopeptide repeat protein, with protein MNKRLLWLLFSILFMAGCSVLSSTDPEFSRENYDSWYDKGEYQKALNHVNERLETYPEDALLWNEKGYILISMEQYNEALQPLEKAIELNAELDSAYNNKALAYNETGEYEQAIVAAQKAIDLSEEEPEQFINMGNALSFLERDEKALEYFNKALAIDANAPYAQYGKGVSLYFLGKYEEGIPYFENYLHSYPNDIDALWYLVYSYDTLGDYMETIPYLNQIIDNQKENPINTVDYKGLMLTYAGELEEATTIYDGIIEQYPNEAIGYYGKGVLQIQQGQTDNGLQSLEQAVALDNSLKETAYNDPLLSSVYNDELFKRIVE; from the coding sequence TTGAATAAAAGATTATTGTGGCTTTTATTTTCAATTCTATTTATGGCAGGGTGTAGTGTACTTAGTTCAACGGACCCAGAATTCTCAAGAGAAAATTATGATAGTTGGTATGATAAAGGAGAATATCAAAAAGCATTGAATCATGTCAATGAACGTTTAGAAACATATCCAGAAGATGCGCTTTTATGGAATGAAAAAGGCTATATTCTTATTAGTATGGAGCAATACAATGAAGCATTACAACCATTAGAGAAAGCAATTGAACTTAATGCAGAATTAGACAGCGCCTATAATAATAAAGCATTAGCATATAATGAAACTGGTGAATACGAGCAAGCTATTGTAGCAGCTCAAAAAGCTATTGATCTTAGTGAAGAAGAACCAGAACAATTTATTAACATGGGTAATGCATTATCTTTTCTCGAAAGAGATGAAAAAGCGTTAGAGTACTTCAATAAAGCATTAGCCATTGATGCAAATGCTCCTTATGCTCAATATGGTAAAGGAGTATCGTTATACTTCTTAGGTAAATACGAAGAAGGCATTCCTTACTTTGAAAATTATCTTCATTCCTATCCAAATGATATCGATGCTCTATGGTACCTTGTCTATTCGTATGATACCTTAGGCGACTATATGGAAACGATCCCTTATTTAAATCAGATCATTGATAATCAAAAAGAAAATCCGATCAATACCGTGGACTATAAAGGATTAATGTTAACTTACGCAGGTGAATTGGAGGAAGCTACTACCATTTATGATGGCATTATAGAGCAATACCCCAATGAAGCTATTGGATATTATGGAAAAGGGGTTCTCCAGATTCAACAGGGACAGACAGACAATGGATTACAATCTTTAGAGCAAGCAGTTGCTTTAGATAATAGCTTAAAGGAAACTGCTTATAATGACCCCTTGTTGTCTAGCGTTTACAATGATGAACTGTTCAAGAGGATAGTGGAATAA
- a CDS encoding BH0509 family protein, with amino-acid sequence MSQIERNDKMEHLLEKNKFTKETIFNMSDEQIEYFHWLYFEDSVYDLM; translated from the coding sequence ATGAGCCAAATAGAAAGAAATGACAAAATGGAACACCTGTTAGAGAAAAACAAATTCACAAAAGAAACCATCTTCAATATGTCTGATGAGCAAATTGAGTATTTTCACTGGCTCTATTTCGAAGACTCTGTATACGACTTAATGTAA